Below is a genomic region from Salmo salar chromosome ssa11, Ssal_v3.1, whole genome shotgun sequence.
aggaatttgttttattttgtctgcTATGATGGTGAGTTCCCCTGtccatttcctcatcaatcaacgATGTTGTCAAATACCAAATCATTTTATTCAGATAAGAGattcatattttatttatataaaaaaaaaaaagattaacaaGCCTTCATCTGTATTTGTATTTTGTTATGTCTTATTTATTTCAAATAGAAAAAAATGCGACCAATAAGTACATTCTCGTCAAGCAATCTGAGACTTGGAGTGATGCTCACAGCTACTGTCGGGAGAAACACACAGACCTGGCCAGTGTGAGGAACACAACAGAGAGGGACGCCATTAAGAGTATCTTACCTAACGTCACTGATATCTACAGAGTGTGGATTGGCCTGAATAAATCTCTTGGAGTCTGGAGGTGGTCCGACCAGAGTGGCTTCTCTATCAAGAGCTGGGAAACATACAAGGAGAACAATGCAGATGGGAGTTATCAGAACGGAGAGTTCTGTGGTGAAGTTACTTTCCCTTCTGGAAAGTGGAATTATCAGGGTTGTACCACCAACACTCATTTTATCTGCTATGACGGTGAGCCGCTGACAAACACTTCAAATCCTCAATAAAGACATACGTTTAACATCTGGTGTTACCGTAATGTTGTGATGAGAAGGACTAAACAATAATGTACAAAGATGTAGGCCTTAGAATCAAAGTTAACTTAATATATTAATAATTAGCGTGAGTCTCTGTttccccctcttcttcctccagaTGAACTGGTCCTGGTCTCAGAGAACAAGACGTGGTCAGAAGCCCTGTGGCATTGCAGAGACCTGGACATGGAGCTGGTGTCTGCCCACAACCAGAGCATCCAGCACCTGGTCCAACAGAGAGCCAAGAAGGCCTCCAGTCTCTTCGTCTGGCTGGGCCTGAGGTACACCTGCACCCTGGAATTCTGGTTCTGGGTCAATGGAGAAGAGTCCTGCTACCACAACTGGGCCGATGGGGAGGGCTACAACACCAGCAAGGAGCAGTGTGGGAACACGGGGGCCATTCAGAGAGACGG
It encodes:
- the LOC123725211 gene encoding lymphocyte antigen 75-like, with the translated sequence MSYLFQIEKNATNKYILVKQSETWSDAHSYCREKHTDLASVRNTTERDAIKSILPNVTDIYRVWIGLNKSLGVWRWSDQSGFSIKSWETYKENNADGSYQNGEFCGEVTFPSGKWNYQGCTTNTHFICYDDELVLVSENKTWSEALWHCRDLDMELVSAHNQSIQHLVQQRAKKASSLFVWLGLRYTCTLEFWFWVNGEESCYHNWADGEGYNTSKEQCGNTGAIQRDGGQWVGKAETERFNFICSKSDDY